In Psychrobacter sp. JCM 18902, a single window of DNA contains:
- the ureE gene encoding urease accessory protein UreE: MNIYTQRLDLSTLSAEKQAIIDRQKKAENFLYLDFDTRQRSRFKADTQHQETIGVDLPRTETIKNGSVLADHQGNLIQIMAANQALIEVTADNDFDLMKGAYHLGNRHVPLMLTPKALYFEPDHVLEAMLHQLGLHTQAVQAPFEPETGAYKGEHGGHSHSHSHNRSHSHGHSDNHQHNHSDAHSHSYEHTHD; this comes from the coding sequence ATGAACATTTATACGCAACGTCTTGATCTATCAACCCTTAGCGCTGAAAAACAAGCGATTATTGATAGGCAAAAAAAGGCAGAAAACTTTTTATATTTAGATTTCGATACCCGTCAACGTAGCCGGTTTAAAGCAGACACTCAGCATCAAGAAACCATTGGTGTCGATTTGCCACGTACAGAAACCATTAAGAATGGCAGTGTACTGGCAGACCATCAAGGCAACTTGATACAGATTATGGCCGCTAATCAAGCCTTAATCGAAGTGACTGCTGATAATGATTTTGACCTTATGAAAGGCGCTTACCATTTAGGCAACCGCCATGTGCCTTTAATGCTGACACCTAAGGCACTCTACTTTGAGCCTGACCATGTTTTAGAAGCGATGTTACATCAACTTGGCCTACATACCCAAGCCGTACAAGCGCCATTTGAGCCAGAAACGGGTGCGTATAAAGGTGAGCACGGCGGACATTCTCACTCTCATAGCCACAATCGTAGTCACAGTCATGGACATAGCGATAATCATCAGCATAATCACTCTGACGCTCACAGCCATAGCTATGAGCATACTCATGACTAA
- a CDS encoding urease accessory protein UreF, which produces MTNHTTHSQQTTRTAQGINDLNNTEVTGRLLMLASSNLPIGSYTYSQGIEPAIESGLIHDESSCLTFMSDYLELALCRYELPLLALMIEALMINDVALTDALGADYHASRETKEFVYESSQLALSLSAWLDNVLELNVPDSLLAHGFLPLFAHISSHWQLKPVQAMTTYAFGQIENMVLAAVKTVPLGQMAGQRIIWQLQQLLSQQIQPLAANVQQKFSHVQQIALMTDSSDITTFKLNLLYQQLHMSANLPNLAILSCQHERQYSRLFRS; this is translated from the coding sequence ATGACTAATCACACCACACACTCACAGCAGACTACCCGTACCGCACAAGGTATAAATGATCTGAATAATACAGAGGTAACTGGACGTTTGCTCATGCTGGCGTCAAGCAACTTACCTATTGGCAGTTATACCTACTCGCAAGGCATAGAGCCTGCTATCGAGTCAGGGCTTATTCATGATGAAAGCAGTTGCTTAACATTTATGAGTGACTACTTGGAGCTGGCATTGTGTCGTTATGAGCTACCATTATTGGCGCTGATGATAGAGGCACTTATGATTAATGATGTGGCGCTGACTGATGCTTTAGGTGCCGATTATCACGCTAGCCGCGAAACCAAAGAGTTCGTCTATGAGTCAAGTCAATTGGCACTGTCTTTATCCGCATGGCTTGATAATGTCCTTGAGCTCAATGTGCCTGATAGCTTACTCGCTCATGGGTTTTTGCCACTGTTTGCCCATATCAGCTCGCACTGGCAACTTAAGCCTGTACAAGCCATGACCACCTATGCCTTTGGTCAAATTGAAAACATGGTGCTGGCTGCGGTTAAGACCGTACCGCTTGGACAAATGGCAGGACAGCGCATCATTTGGCAGCTGCAACAATTATTAAGTCAGCAAATACAGCCACTGGCTGCCAACGTCCAGCAAAAATTTTCGCACGTTCAACAGATCGCGTTAATGACGGATAGCTCTGATATAACAACATTTAAGCTAAATCTTCTCTATCAACAGCTACATATGTCCGCCAACCTACCAAATTTAGCCATACTGTCTTGTCAGCATGAAAGGCAATACAGCCGCCTATTTCGCTCTTAA